The Camelina sativa cultivar DH55 chromosome 14, Cs, whole genome shotgun sequence genome includes a window with the following:
- the LOC104738771 gene encoding serine/arginine-rich-splicing factor SR34 isoform X1: MSSRSSRTVYVGNLPGDIREREVEDLFSKYGPVVQIDLKVPPRPPGYAFVEFDDARDAEDAIHGRDGYDFDGHRLRVELAHGGRRSTDDSRGSFNDGGRGGGRGRGDGRGDGGSRGPSRRSEFRVLVTGLPSSASWQDLKDHMRKGGDVCFSQVYRDGRGTTGVVDYTCYEDMKYAVKKLDDTEFRNAFSHGYVRVREYDSRKDSRSPSRGRSYSRSRSRSRSRSRGRSLSRSRSRSRSPKAKSSRRSPGKSTSRSPGPRSKSRSLSPRRSRSRSRSPLPPLSVSQVQKEASKSPSKPSPAKSPINNTRSPSR, from the exons ATGAGCAGCCGTTCGAGTAGAACTGTGTATGTCGGAAACCTTCCTGGAGATATCCGCGAGAGAGAGGTTGAAGATTTGTTCAGTAAG TATGGACCAGTTGTTCAAATTGATTTGAAGGTCCCGCCAAGGCCTCCTGGCTATGCCTTCGTTGAG TTTGATGATGCTCGGGATGCTGAAGATGCTATTCATGGTCGGGATGGCTATGACTTTGATGGCCATCGCTTACGG GTGGAACTAGCTCATGGTGGGAGGCGTTCAACAGATGATTCTCGGGGTAGTTTCAATGATGGTGGCCGTGGTGGTGGTCGTGGCCGCGGTGATGGCCGTGGCGATGGTGGTAGTCGTGGGCCATCTAGGAGATCAGAGTTTCGTG TTCTGGTGACAGGCTTGCCTTCATCTGCTTCTTGGCAAGATCTCAAG GATCACATGCGCAAAGGAGGTGATGTTTGTTTCTCACAAGTGTACCGTGATGGTAGAG GTACAACTGGAGTTGTGGATTACACCTGCTATGAGGACATGAAGTATGCG GTGAAAAAGCTCGATGACACTGAGTTTCGAAACGCGTTTTCTCATGGATATGTTCGG GTTAGAGAATATGATTCGAGGAAGGATTCTAGGAGCCCTAGCCGGGGAAGATCATATTCTAGGAGTCGGAGTCGTAGTCGTAGTCGCAGCCGTGGGCGGAGCTTGAGCCGAAGCAGGAGTAGGAGCAGGAGTCCAAAGGCAAAGTCTTCACGTAGGTCGCCTGGAAAATCTACCTCAAGATCTCCTGGCCCCCGCTCAAAGTCAAGGTCACTGTCTCCAAGAAG ATCTCGTTCAAGATCAAGATCTCCCCTACCTCCT CTTTCTGTATCGCAGGTTCAGAAGGAAGCAAGCAAAAGCCCCAGCAAGCCAAGCCCTGCCAAGAGCCCTATCAACAACACTAGGAGTCCATCGAG GTAA
- the LOC104738771 gene encoding serine/arginine-rich-splicing factor SR34 isoform X2, which produces MSSRSSRTVYVGNLPGDIREREVEDLFSKYGPVVQIDLKVPPRPPGYAFVEFDDARDAEDAIHGRDGYDFDGHRLRVELAHGGRRSTDDSRGSFNDGGRGGGRGRGDGRGDGGSRGPSRRSEFRVLVTGLPSSASWQDLKDHMRKGGDVCFSQVYRDGRGTTGVVDYTCYEDMKYAVKKLDDTEFRNAFSHGYVRVREYDSRKDSRSPSRGRSYSRSRSRSRSRSRGRSLSRSRSRSRSPKAKSSRRSPGKSTSRSPGPRSKSRSLSPRRSRSRSRSPLPPVQKEASKSPSKPSPAKSPINNTRSPSR; this is translated from the exons ATGAGCAGCCGTTCGAGTAGAACTGTGTATGTCGGAAACCTTCCTGGAGATATCCGCGAGAGAGAGGTTGAAGATTTGTTCAGTAAG TATGGACCAGTTGTTCAAATTGATTTGAAGGTCCCGCCAAGGCCTCCTGGCTATGCCTTCGTTGAG TTTGATGATGCTCGGGATGCTGAAGATGCTATTCATGGTCGGGATGGCTATGACTTTGATGGCCATCGCTTACGG GTGGAACTAGCTCATGGTGGGAGGCGTTCAACAGATGATTCTCGGGGTAGTTTCAATGATGGTGGCCGTGGTGGTGGTCGTGGCCGCGGTGATGGCCGTGGCGATGGTGGTAGTCGTGGGCCATCTAGGAGATCAGAGTTTCGTG TTCTGGTGACAGGCTTGCCTTCATCTGCTTCTTGGCAAGATCTCAAG GATCACATGCGCAAAGGAGGTGATGTTTGTTTCTCACAAGTGTACCGTGATGGTAGAG GTACAACTGGAGTTGTGGATTACACCTGCTATGAGGACATGAAGTATGCG GTGAAAAAGCTCGATGACACTGAGTTTCGAAACGCGTTTTCTCATGGATATGTTCGG GTTAGAGAATATGATTCGAGGAAGGATTCTAGGAGCCCTAGCCGGGGAAGATCATATTCTAGGAGTCGGAGTCGTAGTCGTAGTCGCAGCCGTGGGCGGAGCTTGAGCCGAAGCAGGAGTAGGAGCAGGAGTCCAAAGGCAAAGTCTTCACGTAGGTCGCCTGGAAAATCTACCTCAAGATCTCCTGGCCCCCGCTCAAAGTCAAGGTCACTGTCTCCAAGAAG ATCTCGTTCAAGATCAAGATCTCCCCTACCTCCT GTTCAGAAGGAAGCAAGCAAAAGCCCCAGCAAGCCAAGCCCTGCCAAGAGCCCTATCAACAACACTAGGAGTCCATCGAG GTAA